The following coding sequences lie in one Rickettsia hoogstraalii genomic window:
- the gltX gene encoding glutamate--tRNA ligase: MTKVITRFAPSPTGMLHVGNIRTALLNWLYAKKHNGQFILRFDDTDLERSKQEYKDAIEEDLKFLNLNWDQTFNQLSRLSRYNEIKNLLLDKKRLYACYETPEELELKRKFQLSKGLPLIYDRAALNLTEEQIQKYIEQGRKPHYRFLVNYEPISWHDMIKGEVKYDGKALSDPIVIRADSSITYMLCSVIDDIDYDITHIIRGEDHVSNTAIQIQMFEALNTTPPTFGHLSLIINKDEKISKRVGGFEIATLRKEIGIEAMAITSFFSLLGSSAQILPYKSMEKLANQFEISSFSKSPTIYQPEDLERLNHKLLISLDFDEVKDRLKEIDAEYIDENFWLSVRPNLQKLRDVKDWWEICHKTPNVENLNLDKDYLKQAAELLPQGEITKDSWSIWTKEITNITGKKGKVLFLPLRLALTGRESGPEIAGVLPLIDREEIIKRLTSA; the protein is encoded by the coding sequence ATGACAAAAGTTATAACACGATTTGCTCCGTCGCCGACCGGTATGTTACATGTCGGAAATATCAGGACAGCATTGCTTAACTGGCTATATGCAAAGAAGCATAACGGGCAGTTTATTTTAAGATTTGACGATACGGATTTAGAGCGTAGTAAACAGGAATATAAAGACGCTATCGAAGAAGATTTAAAATTTTTAAATCTTAATTGGGATCAGACATTTAATCAATTAAGTCGTTTAAGTAGATATAATGAAATCAAAAATCTATTATTAGACAAAAAAAGATTATATGCCTGCTATGAGACTCCTGAAGAGCTAGAATTAAAGCGTAAATTTCAATTATCTAAAGGTTTACCGCTAATTTATGACAGAGCTGCTTTAAATTTAACTGAAGAACAAATACAAAAATATATAGAACAAGGAAGAAAACCGCATTATAGATTTTTGGTAAATTATGAACCGATTAGCTGGCATGATATGATCAAAGGCGAAGTTAAATATGACGGCAAGGCTTTAAGTGATCCAATAGTGATAAGAGCAGACAGTAGTATAACCTATATGTTATGCTCGGTTATTGACGATATTGATTATGATATTACTCATATTATTAGGGGTGAAGATCACGTTAGCAATACCGCTATTCAAATTCAAATGTTTGAGGCTTTAAATACTACTCCTCCGACTTTTGGACATTTAAGCCTAATTATTAACAAGGATGAGAAAATTTCTAAAAGAGTCGGGGGATTTGAGATCGCAACTCTTAGAAAAGAAATCGGAATCGAAGCTATGGCAATAACTAGCTTTTTTAGCTTACTTGGTTCATCGGCACAAATCTTGCCTTATAAATCAATGGAGAAGCTAGCAAATCAATTTGAGATAAGTAGTTTTTCTAAAAGCCCGACTATCTATCAGCCGGAAGATTTGGAAAGATTAAATCATAAATTATTAATAAGTTTAGATTTTGACGAAGTAAAAGACCGCCTTAAAGAAATCGATGCCGAGTATATTGATGAAAATTTTTGGTTATCGGTAAGACCCAATTTACAAAAATTACGTGATGTAAAAGATTGGTGGGAGATTTGTCATAAAACTCCGAATGTAGAAAATCTAAATTTAGATAAGGACTATTTAAAGCAAGCTGCAGAATTATTACCGCAAGGAGAAATTACTAAAGATAGCTGGAGCATTTGGACTAAAGAAATAACAAATATAACAGGCAAGAAAGGTAAGGTGTTATTTTTGCCTCTTCGCCTTGCTTTAACCGGTAGAGAATCAGGACCGGAAATCGCAGGAGTTTTACCCTTGATTGATAGAGAAGAGATAATAAAACGATTAACTAGTGCGTAA